In Prunus dulcis chromosome 2, ALMONDv2, whole genome shotgun sequence, a single genomic region encodes these proteins:
- the LOC117619710 gene encoding probable pectinesterase/pectinesterase inhibitor 51 — protein MASFLFLPLLSLTLFLSLTSAARNLQPRRHVTVPVPLIQQVCKATRFPDTCQDSLAGLVTDPNPTPIQAIQSVIQVSTDGLHTAQKMVKAILDSSAGNQNRTTAANNCLDDLGNSRYRISLTADGLSRGSIKNARASMSAALLYQYSCWSGLMYANDTQMVNETVSFLDSLVGKSRNALSMMFSYDNFGNDTKLWAAPKTERDGFWERVEGRGSGQGVRGGVPSNLTAEVTVCKDKSEKCYGTVQRAVNAAPNNAGEKKFVIRIKAGVYDEIVRVPLEKRNVVFLGDGIGRTVITGSLNVGMPGISTYNSATVGVLGDGFMASGLTIQNTAGPDVHQAVAFRSDSDLSVIENCEFLGNQDTLYAHGNRQFYKSCNIQGNVDFIFGNSAAVFQDCNILIRPRQLNPEIGESSTVTAQGRTDPAQSTGFVFQNCLINGTEEFMKLYQNNPEVHKSYLGRPWREYSRTVFINCTMEALLSPDGWMTWSEDFALSTLFYGEFGNSGAGSDFSKRVPFSSKIPSEHVNAYSVQNFIQGNEWIST, from the exons ATGGcctccttcctcttcctccctctcctctccctcacgctcttcctctctctcaccTCCGCCGCCCGCAACCTTCAACCTCGCAGGCACGTTACCGTCCCCGTCCCTCTGATCCAGCAAGTCTGCAAAGCCACGCGATTTCCCGACACTTGTCAGGACTCCTTAGCCGGGCTCGTCACTGACCCAAACCCCACCCCAATTCAAGCCATCCAATCCGTCATCCAGGTCTCCACCGATGGCCTCCACACGGCGCAGAAGATGGTGAAGGCTATCCTAGACTCGTCCGCAGGCAACCAAAACCGCACCACCGCTGCTAACAATTGCCTCGACGACCTCGGGAACTCCCGGTACCGCATTTCTCTCACCGCAGACGGCCTGTCACGTGGAAGCATTAAAAACGCACGTGCCTCGATGAGCGCCGCGCTGCTCTACCAATACAGCTGCTGGTCGGGCCTCATGTACGCCAACGACACCCAGATGGTCAACGAGACCGTGTCGTTTCTAGACTCGCTGGTCGGAAAGTCCAGAAACGCCCTCAGCATGATGTTCTCGTACGACAACTTCGGAAACGACACCAAGTTGTGGGCCGCGCCTAAGACCGAGCGCGACGGGTTCTGGGAGCGGGTCGAGGGCAGAGGGTCAGGCCAGGGGGTTCGGGGCGGAGTGCCGTCGAATTTAACTGCGGAAGTGACGGTGTGCAAGGATAAGTCTGAGAAATGCTACGGGACGGTTCAGAGGGCCGTGAACGCCGCACCGAATAACGCGGGAGAGAAGAAGTTCGTGATCCGCATAAAGGCTGGGGTGTACGACGAGATCGTGAGGGTGCCCTTAGAGAAGCGGAACGTGGTGTTTTTGGGTGACGGGATTGGCAGAACGGTAATTACAGGGTCGCTGAATGTGGGCATGCCCGGAATCTCCACGTACAATTCTGCCACAGTCG GTGTTCTTGGAGATGGGTTCATGGCCAGTGGTCTCACAATCCAGAACACAGCAGGTCCTGATGTCCACCAAGCAGTAGCCTTCAGATCAGACAGTGATCTCTCTGTGATTGAGAACTGTGAATTCTTAGGCAATCAAGACACTCTCTACGCACACGGCAACCGCCAGTTCTACAAGTCATGCAACATCCAAGGCAACGTCGATTTCATCTTCGGAAACTCAGCTGCGGTTTTCCAAGACTGCAACATCCTCATCCGCCCTCGACAACTAAACCCCGAGATCGGCGAAAGTAGCACCGTCACAGCTCAGGGCAGAACAGACCCTGCACAATCAACTGGTTTCGTATTTCAGAACTGCTTGATCAACGGCACCGAAGAGTTCATGAAGCTGTATCAAAACAACCCCGAAGTGCACAAGAGCTACTTGGGGAGGCCATGGAGGGAGTATTCAAGGACAGTTTTTATAAACTGTACCATGGAAGCTCTTCTTTCCCCTGATGGGTGGATGACTTGGAGTGAGGATTTTGCTTTGAGCACCCTTTTTTATGGGGAATTTGGTAATTCTGGAGCTGGTTCTGATTTTTCCAAGAGAGTGCCCTTTAGTAGCAAGATCCCATCTGAGCATGTTAATGCATATTCTGTGCAGAATTTTATTCAGGGAAATGAGTGGATTTCAACATGA